The nucleotide window CCTTCGGCTGGAATCCATGCGGCAGACGAAAGACAAGGAATGGCTCCGGGTCCAGGTGTCCGACGACGGGATTGGGATTTCGGAAGAATTCCAGAAGAAAATGTTCCAGCCGTTTGAACAGGAATCACAGGAAAGCGGAAGAGTGTTTGAAGGAAGCGGGCTGGGTCTTTCCATTGTTCAGAATCTTCTCCGCATGATGGGAGGAAGCATTGCAGTTGAGAGCGGCCAGGGAAAGGGAACCTGCTTTACCGTAGAGCTTCCGCTGCAGCGGACCGTGAGCGGTGCGGCAGAGGACTACATGCTTCCTGGGGATATGGAAGTATTGGTGACGGATGACGATCCTTTTGTCTGCGAGCAGGCCCAGGCTATATTGAATCATATGGGAGTAAAGGTAGAATGGGTGGTCTCAGGAGCTGAGGCAGTGGAATCCGTGCGCCGCAGATCAGGACGGGGAGAAAGCTTCGATGTGGCAATCATCGACTGGAAGATGCCCGGGATGGACGGAGTGGAAACAACCCGCCAGATCCGAAGGATCGTAGGGAAGGATATCCTGGTGATCGTAATGTCAGCGTATGACTGGAGCGATGTAGAGGAGGAAGCTCGCGCCGCGGGTGTGGATCTGTTTTTAGCTAAACCGTTTTTTACCAGCACATTGGGAGCGGTGCTGCGGCAGGCCGCCAAGACAGACATGATGGAAGAAAAATGTCAGCTTAAAGAAGAGGCAGCCTTTGACCATGAGCGTGTGCTTTTGGTGGAGGACAGTGAGATGAACCGGGAAATTGCCCAGACGCTTCTGGAGATGAGAGGAATTCAGGTGGATACGGCAGAGGACGGGCGGATAGCTGTGGAAAAATTCCTGTCTGCCCGTTCCGGAACCTATCAGGCTGTGCTCATGGATATCCGCATGCCGCATATGGACGGCCTGGAGGCTACGAGGAGAATCCGAAGCGCAGACCATCCGGATGCCGGCAGGATACCGATCGTTGCGATGACAGCCAATGCTTTTGAGGATGAACGGCGAGAGGCGGAAAAGGCAGGCATCGATGAATATCTGACAAAGCCGATCGAACAGGAGTTATTGTTTGGGACCCTGCACAGGGTATTTCACAGCGGCCGCACGTGCGCGGGTCAGAGCAGTGCTCTTATAGCTGAAGATAGATAATATATTAATAGAAGGAACAGGAAAAGGGTCTGTCCGGCCGGCTGCCGGGCGGGCCTTTTTGTTTCATAAAGGACGCCTCGGGGGACCCCTTTGTACAAAATACAAAAATTGAACAGGAATTTTTGGAGGAAAAACGATGAAATGTGACTTTTCTGTGTGCTATCATTAACGAAACGAAAGTTGTGCAATATCACCATAATGTTCCGGTATAGGCGTTGAGAAATTTGCTAATATCCCGATGAATTGGAAATAATTGCACAGATTTAAAAACAATGATGTGGTGAAAAGTATGAAAGAGAGGCAAGTCATGAAGAAGCTTTATGGTGTTGTTACAGCCATGGTCACTCCTTTTAATGAGGACGAGACCGTAAGGGTGGAAGCAATCAGACAGCATGTGGATTTCCTGATTGAAAAAGGTATCAACTGCCTGTATCCTCTGGGTACGACAGGTGAGATGATGCTGATGAACAATGAAGAGAGAAAACTGGTGGCCGAGACAGTCGTGAAACAGTGCGATCACCGTATTCCTGTGTTCATCCACGTTGGGGCCATGAAAACAAAGGATGCCTGTGAGCTGGCGCGCCACGCCTGTGAAATCGGCGCGGACGGCATCGGAGCAGTTTCTCCCGCGTTCTACGGTGCGACCGACGTATCAATATATGAGTATTATGCAGCGATCTCAAAGAGCGTCCCGGAGGATTTCCCGATCTATCTTTACAACATCCCTCAGTGCTCTTCCAATGATCTGCCGGTGGCCGTAGCCGATAAGCTGGCCAGAGAATTTAAAAATATCATCGGAATTAAGTACAGCTTTGCAGATATGTGCAGGACTTTGGAATATCAGAAAGTGAACGACGGCAATTTTTCTGTTCTTCACGGATGTGACAAGCTGATCAACGCGCTGATGGCCATGGGCTGTGACGGCGTAGTATCCGGCGTATCCAGCGTATATCCTGAAATATTTGTAGCAACCTATCAGGCGTGTATGCGCGGCGATTGGGATGAGGCAAGGAAACAGCAGAGGCTTGCCAATGACGTCTGCGACATTCTGAAGGGCGGAGCCAGCATGGGCCATTTTAAAGAGGCGATGAAGCTGCGGGGAATCGATGCAGGATATGTACGCGGACCGTTACATAACCTGACTCAGGACGAGATCCTTGAGATGAAGAAGCAGCTGGCCGCCATCGGCCTTCAGTAGAGAAGGACACAGTAACCGATATAAGTGTGTGTAGTACGCACTTATCATAAAAAAGGAGGAATGAAACTTATGAAGAAAGTAGTATCTCTGATGTTAGCACTTGTCATGGTATTTTCTTTGGCTGCCTGCGGCGGCAAAGATAAGGACGCTAACAAAGGCAAGGAGACCACAGCCGCTGCTGGTTCTGAAGAGACCAAAAAAGAAGAAGGCAGCGCCAGCGGAGACGCGGAAACCATTAAAATCGGCCTTTGCCAGCCCTTCACCGGCCCCAACGCGGTTGCAGGTGAATACTCCAGATACGGCGTTGACCTGGCTGTTGAAGAAATCAACAATGCAGGCGGCTTCGAAGTGGGCGGCAAGATGTATAAGATTGAAATCGTGGAAGAGGACAATGAAGGCAAGCCTGAGATCACCAACAATGCTTACAATAAGCTGATCGGCCAGGATAAAGTTGCCGCCATCATCGGACCCGACTCCAGCGGTCCCCTTATTTCTGCAGGCCCTCTTGCAACAGCTGCGAAGGTTCCGGCTATCGGCACCACATCCAGCAACCCTGACTGTACGACCGTAGGCGGCGAGTATGTATTCCGTGCCTGCTGGATCGACAGCTTCCAGGCTGTAGTTTGCGCAAAGATGGCTCAGGAGACATTAAAAGCATCCAAGGTTGCCGTTCTTTACAGCAACGCTGATGACTATTCTTCAGGACTGGCTACCAACTTCAAGAAAGAATTTGAAGCGGCAGGCGGCGAAGTAGTTGCATTCGAAGCATATGCAGGCGCTGATGTAAAAGACTTTAAGGCTCAGCTGACCAACATCCAGAATTCTGGAGCAGAAGTTATCTTCCTTCCCAACCAGGCTGGCGAGCTTCCTCTTCAGATCAAACAGATCCGTGAGATGGGCATCGAAGCAGAAATCATGGGCGAGATGTCTTGGGATAACCCCAACGTACCCGAACTGGCTGGAAATGAGAACGTAGAAGGATGCTATTTCATCTCTCTGTTCGCTGCTGACAGCACGGACCCCGTTTCTCAGGCTTTCACAAAAGCATTCCGTGAGAAATACAACAAAGAGCCCAACACTCAGTCCACCATGTCTTATGACTGTGTACAGATTCTTGTAGATTCCTTCAAGAGAGCCGGAAAGGTAGATGACAGCGCAGCGCTTAGAGACGCGATCCAGGCGACCGACATCAACCTGCCCAGCGGTCATCTTGTATACGATGAAAACAGAGACCCGGAAAAATCTGCCAATGTTATGATTTATAAAGACGGTGTACCGACCTACGTTTCTACAATCAATCCGTAAACCGTAAGAATTGGGGAGCGAGGCGCAAGTCTCGCTCTCGTCTTATGTAACGGGAGATAAAAGTTTTTCCAGGAGTGTATTCCTCCCATTTTTCAGAAAGAGGTGAAAATATGTCACAGTTTTTCCAGCTTCTCATCTACGGACTCCAGCTGGGTACCATATACGCACTGGTGGCACTCGGATATACTATGGTATATGGAATCGTAGATTTGATTAACTTCGCCCACGGCGATTTCCTGATGCTGGGTGCCTATACGGCGTTTTTTGCGGCGCTTTTTGCAGGAGAAAATTTCGTGGTATGCCTGATCATGGCTATGCTGGTGGCCGGCGTCATCGGTGTGATCACAGATAGGATCGCTTATAAGCCCATGAGGAACCAGCCGAAGCTGTCCGCGTTGATCACGGCCCTCGGCGTATCCACGTTCATCCAGAACCTTTGCAGGGCTCTGCCTTTTATCGGGCCTATCCCGAAAGCTTTTCCTACTCTGCTTCACAGCAAGAATCTCAAGATTTTCGGCGTTACCTTCACTACGACTCAGATTCTTTTGATCGTATTGGCTATCATCCTGATGCTTGGCCTTAACTTCATTGTCAACAAGACGAAGGTAGGCCGTGGCATGCGTGCGGTTTCTCTGGACAGAGACGCGGCGGCTCTCATGGGCATCAATATCAACGTGGTCATTGCCAGTACCTTCTTCATCGGCGCGGCGCTGGCAGGCGCTGGCGGCGTGTTCTATGGAATCATGTATCCGACTCTGGAGGTGAGCATCGGCTCCTTCCTGGGTAACAAAGCGTTTATTGCCGCGGTAGTCGGCGGTATCGGCAGCATCAAGGGAGCCATGTTCGGCGGAATTATCATGGGTATCGCGGAGATTTTTGCCACGAACCTCAACGCAGACGTGGGATTCGGTGTGGCATACGCCATATTGATCGTGATCCTTCTTGTAAAGCCGGCCGGTCTGTTCGGCAAGCTGACAACAGAGAAAGTGTAGGTGATATCGGATGGGTAAGACAAAAGCAGTACAATTGCAGAAAATTAAAAAATCCTATGTCAGCTACATCATGATTCCTGTCCTTTTTGTGGTGATCCAGATTCTTTACAGAACGGAGATCCTCAACTCTTATTGGTATCAGATTTTACAGCTGGCATGTATCAACGGCATCGTGGCCATGAGCCTTAACCTGATCAACGGTATGACAGGGCAGTTTTCACTGGGCCAGGCAGGTTTCATGTCCGTTGGCGCGTATACATCAGCAATGTTGACGAAGCTGGTATTCCAGCCGGCCATGGGAAATCCTTTTGCCTCTTACGGCCTGTTTTTCCTGGCGCTCTTAATCGGCGCGGCGGTGGCGGCGTTCATCGGCTTCCTGATCGGTATTCCTTCCCTCCGCTTGAAGGGCGATTATCTGGCCATCATTACACTTGGATTCAGTGAGATCATCCGTGTGCTGTGGCGTGTATTTCCTTTTTCCGGCAGGGCGAAGGGCCTCAACGGAATTCAGAAGCTGAGTACCTTCCCGATTATTTTCGTATCGGTGATCATCGTGATGATCCTGCTTCGTAACTTCACAAAATCCCGCTATGGACGAGGCTGTATCGCCATCCGTGAGAATGAGCTGGCAGCGGAGACCATGGGTATCAATACCACAAAAGCGAAGATCAAATCCTTTGTATTTTCCGCATTTATCGCAGGTTTGGGCGGAGGCTTGTATGCCCATCTGATGATGTTCATCAATCCTGAAATGTTCAGCCAGGTGAAATCCACCGATATGCTGTTGTTCCTCTATGCCGGCGGTGTGGGAAGCTACAGCAGCGCCCTTCTCGGAGCATTGATCTTCACGATGCTGCCGGAGTTCCTGCGTTTCATGGGTGAGTGGCGTCTCGTTATCTACGCGCTGATCCTGATCATCATCATGCTGAACCGCCCGAAGGGAATCTTTGGAAAACATGAGTTCGGATTTATGCGGTTTGGAGAAAAGGAAAGCGTTCATCAGAAGGCGGATAACGGCGGATTGATTTCCTCCTTTACACAAAGTCGAAAAGCAAAGAAACTGGCGCAGGCGAGCAAGGCTGGCAACGACGCCGGAAAACAATAAGGGAGAAAGGAGGAAATGACATGTCGTTATTAACAGCAGAAAATTTATCCATCGAATTCGGCGGACTGAAAGCGGTGCAGGACTTCAATCTGGAACTGAGGAAGAACGAGCTTCTTGCCATTATTGGGCCCAACGGCGCCGGGAAAACTACAATCTTCAATATGCTGACGGGCATCTACCAGCCGACACACGGCACGGTGAAACTGGGTGAGCAGGTGATGAACGGCCTCCGCTCCAATGTGTTCACGGAGCACGGGATTGCCAGGACGTTCCAGAATATCCGTCTGTTCGGCAGCGCCAGTGTGCTGGACAATATCATCATCGCCATGGAGCTTCAGGTTACCTATAATCTTGCCAGCGCGATTTTCCGGACCAGGAAATTCCGGAAACAGGAAGAAGATTTCAAAAACCAGGCCATGGAGCTTCTGAAGGTATTCCGTCTGGACGATAAAGCGGACTTCCTCGCGAAGAACCTGCCTTACGGTGAACAGCGCCGTCTGGAGATCGCGAGAGCATTGGCTACCAGGCCCAAGATTCTTTGTCTGGATGAGCCGGCGGCCGGCATGAACCCCAGTGAAGTGGATGAGCTTGTGGGACTGATCAAGGAAATAAGGGAGAAATTCGATATCACGATCATTCTCATCGAGCACCATATGAACATGGTCATGGCCATTGCCGACAGGATCAAGGTAATCGACTTCGGCGTGACCATCGCTGAGGGCCTTCCTTCCGAGGTACAAAATGACCCGAAGGTTATCGAGGCATATCTTGGAAAGGAGGAAGAGGAATTATGTTAGAGGTCAAAAACCTGGTGGTGAATTACGGCTCCATCAAAGGTGTGGACGATATCAGCTTCCATGTGGACGAAGGAGAGATCGTTACTCTGATCGGAGCCAACGGCGCCGGAAAAACCAGTACTCTGCGCGCACTCTCCGGCCTGAACAAGGTAGGCGCCGTGACTTCCATTAAGTTCATGGGAGAAGAACTGACTAAGATGACGCCCCACCAGATCGTGGCGAAGGGACTGAACCATGTGCCAGAAGGAAGAAGGATCTTCTACAGCATGACGGTGAAGGAAAACCTGCTGATGGGAGCGTGGACCGATAAGGATACGGCGACCATTAAAAAGAATATGGAACGGGCATATACGCTGTTCCCCCGTCTGAAGGAACGGGAGAGCCAGATAGGCGGGACATTATCCGGCGGCGAGCAGCAGATGCTGGCGGTTGCCAGGGCATTGATGACCGGAGGGAAGATGCTTCTTTTGGATGAGCCCTCCATGGGACTCGCGCCCATCGTTGTAAGGGGTATTTTTGATATCATCCAGGAACTGCAGAAGGAAGGCATGACGATCCTTCTGGTGGAGCAGAACGCCAACATGGCGCTTTCCATCGCCAACCGCGCGTACGTCCTGGAAACAGGCAAGATTTCTCTTGAGGGGCCTGCGGCCGAGATAAAGGCCAATGACCAGGTAAGAAAGTCGTACCTGGGAGCATAAATAACAGACACAATATTGATAAGCCAATTTTTATTATAATAGGGGGTATCCGGCCATGAGTCGTGTATCAAAAACAGGAAAATGCGTAGATCGTTCTTCTATCCGTATTTTCTTAGAAAAACAAAACAAAATAGCGGAGTCTTGCGACGATATGATCTCGTTCACCATTGGCGAGCCTGATTTCCAGACGCCGCCGAACATCGTGGAGGCCGCCATCCAGGCTCTTTCTGAAGGAAAGACGAAATATGCGCCCAACTCAGGTATTCCTGAGCTGAGGAAAGCGATTTCCGAGGATCTGGAGAGGACCCACGGTGTCCACTATGATCCGGAAACGGAGATTGTCATCACCCCCAGCGGAATGGATACGCTGCGTCTTACGGCCATGGCCGTCCTGGATGATGACGAGGAAATGATCGTAAATGATCCCTGCTGGGCAAATCATCCGAATCATTCCAAGATCGCACACGGCAAGCCGGTACTGGTCCCGGTTCATGAGGAAGATAATTTCTTCTACAACCTGGAGGAACTGGAGAAGTATGTAAACGAGAAGACGAAGGCAATCCTTCTGAATTCCCCGAACAACCCCACCGGTGGCGTGATTTCCCATGAAGCGCTGTGCGCATTCTGCGACTTCTGCAAGAAACACGATCTGCTGGTGATCTCTGATGAAGTTTACTATAACATCATTTTTGACGGACTGAAGTTCTACAGCCCCGCTATGATAGAGGGGATGAAGGACAGGGTGATCATTTCCCAGTCCTTCTCCAAGACCTATGCGATGACGGGCTGGAGACTCGCTTATGCGGCGGGACCTGCCGATATCATCGAAGCGATCGGGAGACTCAATGAGAATTCCATCTCTTGTGTGAATACCTTTGTCCAGTGGGCAGGAGTAGAAGCGATCAAGGGGACCAGAAAATACATAGACGCAATGGTAAAGGAATTTGAAAACCGGAGGAACATCGTTTATGAAGGAATCAATGCCATCGACGGTCTTTCCTGTGTGAAGCCCCAGGGTGCGTTCTATGCCTTCGTAAATATCAAGAAGACAGGGCTAAGCGCCGAGGAATTTGCCACAAGGCTTTTGGAAGAGAAGCATGTGGGCATGGTTCCCGGCACCGGGTTCGGCGCTTCTGGAGAAGGCTTCGTACGTCTTTCCTATGCGACCTCTACGGATAATATCCGGGACGGCATCAAACGGATGGGAGAATTTGTGGCGAGTCTGAAAAAATAAGAAGAGCATCTAATACGAACTAGTTCATAAATGGTTGTTAAAAGCTCTGCAAAGCATGGGGCGGGATTCCATTGATTCCGTCCCATCACTGTGCAGGGCTTTGTGGTA belongs to Qiania dongpingensis and includes:
- a CDS encoding ABC transporter substrate-binding protein, which translates into the protein MKKVVSLMLALVMVFSLAACGGKDKDANKGKETTAAAGSEETKKEEGSASGDAETIKIGLCQPFTGPNAVAGEYSRYGVDLAVEEINNAGGFEVGGKMYKIEIVEEDNEGKPEITNNAYNKLIGQDKVAAIIGPDSSGPLISAGPLATAAKVPAIGTTSSNPDCTTVGGEYVFRACWIDSFQAVVCAKMAQETLKASKVAVLYSNADDYSSGLATNFKKEFEAAGGEVVAFEAYAGADVKDFKAQLTNIQNSGAEVIFLPNQAGELPLQIKQIREMGIEAEIMGEMSWDNPNVPELAGNENVEGCYFISLFAADSTDPVSQAFTKAFREKYNKEPNTQSTMSYDCVQILVDSFKRAGKVDDSAALRDAIQATDINLPSGHLVYDENRDPEKSANVMIYKDGVPTYVSTINP
- a CDS encoding branched-chain amino acid ABC transporter permease — its product is MGKTKAVQLQKIKKSYVSYIMIPVLFVVIQILYRTEILNSYWYQILQLACINGIVAMSLNLINGMTGQFSLGQAGFMSVGAYTSAMLTKLVFQPAMGNPFASYGLFFLALLIGAAVAAFIGFLIGIPSLRLKGDYLAIITLGFSEIIRVLWRVFPFSGRAKGLNGIQKLSTFPIIFVSVIIVMILLRNFTKSRYGRGCIAIRENELAAETMGINTTKAKIKSFVFSAFIAGLGGGLYAHLMMFINPEMFSQVKSTDMLLFLYAGGVGSYSSALLGALIFTMLPEFLRFMGEWRLVIYALILIIIMLNRPKGIFGKHEFGFMRFGEKESVHQKADNGGLISSFTQSRKAKKLAQASKAGNDAGKQ
- a CDS encoding dihydrodipicolinate synthase family protein, translating into MKERQVMKKLYGVVTAMVTPFNEDETVRVEAIRQHVDFLIEKGINCLYPLGTTGEMMLMNNEERKLVAETVVKQCDHRIPVFIHVGAMKTKDACELARHACEIGADGIGAVSPAFYGATDVSIYEYYAAISKSVPEDFPIYLYNIPQCSSNDLPVAVADKLAREFKNIIGIKYSFADMCRTLEYQKVNDGNFSVLHGCDKLINALMAMGCDGVVSGVSSVYPEIFVATYQACMRGDWDEARKQQRLANDVCDILKGGASMGHFKEAMKLRGIDAGYVRGPLHNLTQDEILEMKKQLAAIGLQ
- a CDS encoding ABC transporter ATP-binding protein, producing the protein MSLLTAENLSIEFGGLKAVQDFNLELRKNELLAIIGPNGAGKTTIFNMLTGIYQPTHGTVKLGEQVMNGLRSNVFTEHGIARTFQNIRLFGSASVLDNIIIAMELQVTYNLASAIFRTRKFRKQEEDFKNQAMELLKVFRLDDKADFLAKNLPYGEQRRLEIARALATRPKILCLDEPAAGMNPSEVDELVGLIKEIREKFDITIILIEHHMNMVMAIADRIKVIDFGVTIAEGLPSEVQNDPKVIEAYLGKEEEELC
- a CDS encoding ABC transporter ATP-binding protein, whose translation is MLEVKNLVVNYGSIKGVDDISFHVDEGEIVTLIGANGAGKTSTLRALSGLNKVGAVTSIKFMGEELTKMTPHQIVAKGLNHVPEGRRIFYSMTVKENLLMGAWTDKDTATIKKNMERAYTLFPRLKERESQIGGTLSGGEQQMLAVARALMTGGKMLLLDEPSMGLAPIVVRGIFDIIQELQKEGMTILLVEQNANMALSIANRAYVLETGKISLEGPAAEIKANDQVRKSYLGA
- a CDS encoding branched-chain amino acid ABC transporter permease; the encoded protein is MSQFFQLLIYGLQLGTIYALVALGYTMVYGIVDLINFAHGDFLMLGAYTAFFAALFAGENFVVCLIMAMLVAGVIGVITDRIAYKPMRNQPKLSALITALGVSTFIQNLCRALPFIGPIPKAFPTLLHSKNLKIFGVTFTTTQILLIVLAIILMLGLNFIVNKTKVGRGMRAVSLDRDAAALMGININVVIASTFFIGAALAGAGGVFYGIMYPTLEVSIGSFLGNKAFIAAVVGGIGSIKGAMFGGIIMGIAEIFATNLNADVGFGVAYAILIVILLVKPAGLFGKLTTEKV
- a CDS encoding pyridoxal phosphate-dependent aminotransferase; protein product: MSRVSKTGKCVDRSSIRIFLEKQNKIAESCDDMISFTIGEPDFQTPPNIVEAAIQALSEGKTKYAPNSGIPELRKAISEDLERTHGVHYDPETEIVITPSGMDTLRLTAMAVLDDDEEMIVNDPCWANHPNHSKIAHGKPVLVPVHEEDNFFYNLEELEKYVNEKTKAILLNSPNNPTGGVISHEALCAFCDFCKKHDLLVISDEVYYNIIFDGLKFYSPAMIEGMKDRVIISQSFSKTYAMTGWRLAYAAGPADIIEAIGRLNENSISCVNTFVQWAGVEAIKGTRKYIDAMVKEFENRRNIVYEGINAIDGLSCVKPQGAFYAFVNIKKTGLSAEEFATRLLEEKHVGMVPGTGFGASGEGFVRLSYATSTDNIRDGIKRMGEFVASLKK